The genomic window GTGACCCACACCCGCTCCCCCGGCTGCACGCCACTGAGGGGTCGCTCGTCGAGAACAGGCAGCTCTCCGTCGGGGCCAGGGATGGGATCGCCGTGCGGGTCGAAGTCGGGATGTCCCAGCCAGGCCGCGATGCGGGCCTCAAAGTTCTCACTGATGACGTGCTCCAAGCGCTCAGCCTCGTCGTGGACTTCGTCGAGGGGATAGCCCAGCGCCCGGTGCAGGTAGAGCTCCAGGAGTCGGTGATGACGTACCACCTCCAGCGCGACCTTCTCGCCGGCGGGAGTGAGGCTGGCCCCCCGGTAGGCGGCGTGATCGACCAGCCCCAGTTGGGTAAGTTTGCGGAGCATGCCGGTGATGCTGGCCGGCGTGACGTGCAGGGCGTCAGCGAGTGCCTGCGTGCCGACGCTGCCCTCCTTGCCCAGGAGGTATAGCTGCTTGAGGTAGTCCTCCATCGCGTGGGAGAGAGTTCGTTCTGTCATGGCCTATTATTTAGGCATGCCTAAATCCAGGTCAAGGGCTTACATAAAATCGCCCCTAGGGGTGGACCGCAGAGGACAGCCAGGCCAGAGGAA from Deinococcus terrestris includes these protein-coding regions:
- a CDS encoding metal-dependent transcriptional regulator — protein: MTERTLSHAMEDYLKQLYLLGKEGSVGTQALADALHVTPASITGMLRKLTQLGLVDHAAYRGASLTPAGEKVALEVVRHHRLLELYLHRALGYPLDEVHDEAERLEHVISENFEARIAAWLGHPDFDPHGDPIPGPDGELPVLDERPLSGVQPGERVWVTRVPEDSTILRALMDVGLTPGVEVQVLQLDPALGTLHLDIGGALLTLALPVAGRVRVAEGVTA